CTTTTCTTTTTGTTAAGTTTATTGAagttaaagaaaaagaaaaggtaACTACAGTTCAACTTGGCACATTAATCATTTTCAGATCAGAGTAAAAAATAATTCCAGCTTGCCCGCATGGCTAAAAATCATTGGATTTTCTGGTAAAAACTAGCTTGTAGTTACAACTCTCTCGTGTTAGATTATGAGCCTAGAAATGAAGTATAGAACCAAAAGATTATTAGGCGACATAGTTGAAAGGGTGAGTCCATCTTATGAATCACTCTTAATTATTTGTAAAACCCACAGAGCAATCATAGGATTGTCAACCCCCTGAGAGGCTAACACCCGCAGCAGCCAcacttcatatattttattCACCTCGTATCTTAACACAGCCTACAGTGGACCACTGACCCGATTGTGGCCATTTGTCCAGCTCGCCTGTTTCACAGACTCGGTTCTTAACAAGAGTATCAATAATAAGCAGTAAGCACAAAAGAGGGAGGGGGTGCAGCCCAAAAATATAGTCTATTGATGGAAAGTCACTTCAAGCTTTGTAGCCACTCAAACTTATTTGTTCACAACACCTAGTGTGCACACACCCCAGTCTGGTAAAATCTCATTTTGAACCACTATGTAAAATGATTGGCCACATTCATTGAGGAGTTTATGTGATATATAGCCAGGTGATTGATTCACCTTCGAACGGTGACATCTTTGCATTGAGAAACAGAGAGTTGTCAAGGGTGAAATTGGTGACAAACCAAGAGGGAAACATAGAAAATGCAAGAGTGAAATTAGCATTACATTCTCCTTTTTTTATCCATCTACCATGGAGTATTCATAGTACATATCTGATGTGTACATAGTACACGTCCCATGATTCCTTCATCGAGTTCGGTTGAGCTGGGCTCATTCCAGTATATCTTACTCCTACTGTCCTACATAAGCCATGCCAACAACTAAGCTGCATTTAGCTCTGAAACTAATGAAAAGGGGTGGTCCATACTCCAGATTAGTTTGGTATCCTTATGCTATTATATGCATGAAAGATTggctttttctttttcaatccACGGAATTCGATACACCAAGGAAAAAAATTGACACAAATAGTACCAATCCAATACGAGAAAATTTCAAACACCACCGAAATCTAAAACAAACGTACGAAAAGGGTTTCCCAATAACTCCATCATTACCTGCCATTGGAGATCTCATTCTTGCCAATGAAACCGAAGAAGGGACCTTGATTATCATCCTCAAGCTTCTTCTGCTTGAAATATTCTTGAAGCTCTTTGGCCTTCTGTCTCTGAAACTCCAGGGTAATCACATTCCTGTCAACCCCAGCAGCCGCACCCACCGGCTTGGGTGGAGCACTCGGCGTCGGAGAAGCCGGAGGCACAGGCTTTACAGGTGTAGTAGCCACTGGTCTTCTTATTGGACCCTCAGCTTGAGAGCTTCTAATGGTGAATTTGAGGGTGGGAGATGAAGAAGACGCTGAGTACGAAGTGTAATTGTGTAGTTTGATGCATGGGATCAAAGAAGATGACGCTGTTGACATTGTTCTGAATCTTTTCGTTTGGATTTCTTGCTGTATTTGGTGTGGACAGATTTGCGTACATTGCCGATCAGTGGTGGCTTCGACGTGGGGCGTTTGTGGATGAAATGGAGCCAAGTTTACGCATAACACAGTCAAATGGAGTATGTGCTTTCCAAATTTGCATTTTCAATCAAATTTTATAagtaaaaattgttttttttttttaaaaaaaaaagaaagaattttGAATGATTATGCGataaatttatttgaatttaaacAAACAAATCCATTCATTTATTATTACGAATTAAAAATCTTTGGCTCAAAATCCATTGATACAATgagactatatatatataatcttttgttagacgatttcacgaatctttatctgtgagacgggatcaatcataccgatattcacaataaaaagtaatacttttagtataaaaattaatattttttcatggatgatccaaataagagatctatccCACAAAAtataattcgtgagaccgtgtcACAAAAGTTTTTGCTTATATGTATAACAAGAGTTACACTGTTATATACTCCTATAAGAATtaccaaaatatataattttgaaattaaagtATATTTATGACAATTTTCAAAAGTAATTTATAACCATGTCCGTAACTCTCATTGTACATATAACTAAACTTATATAAACTGAAATTGTATCATATTAAATATCAATGCCAAATAGAGCATTGTAGTTGTTAATGGTTTAGGAAATTATGCAATATATGTGTTTCTTGATTTAAGTCAAGAA
The Primulina eburnea isolate SZY01 chromosome 5, ASM2296580v1, whole genome shotgun sequence genome window above contains:
- the LOC140831661 gene encoding light-harvesting complex-like protein OHP2, chloroplastic gives rise to the protein MSTASSSLIPCIKLHNYTSYSASSSSPTLKFTIRSSQAEGPIRRPVATTPVKPVPPASPTPSAPPKPVGAAAGVDRNVITLEFQRQKAKELQEYFKQKKLEDDNQGPFFGFIGKNEISNGRWAMFGFAVGMLTEYATGSDFVDQLKILLSNFGILDLE